GAGGGCCAGGAGGATGGTGGCGAAGGCCGGGAGGAAGACGGCGGCGGCGGCCAGGGCGGCGCCCGGAACACCGCTCACCTGGTAGCCCACGAAGGCCGAGATGTTCACGATGGGCCCTGGTGTGATCTGCCCGAGGGCGATCCCGTCCGTGAATGTCCTGAGGTCGAACCACCCATAGCGCTCCACCGCCTCCCGATAGACGAAGGGAAGAATCACGTAGCCCCCGCCATAGACGAAGGCCCCGGCCTTGAAGAACAGCCAGGCCAGGTCCAGGGCGGGGAAGGACGTCGGTGTGGCCGGGAGGGCGGGTGCGGCCGCCAGGAGAGCAAACCCCGCCGTCCCCCAGCGGGCGCGCTCAAGAAGTACCCCTAGGCCCCCCGCGGCCAGCAGGACCAGCGCCGCATCGGCTCGCACCACCCAGGTGGCCAGCAGGGCCGCTGCCGCGAGCAGGCCCAGCGGGAGGGTGGTCACGGCGCTCCGCCCCAGGCGCCAGCAGGCGAAGAGGATGATGGCTACCACGACCGGGTTGATCCCGGTGAAAGCCCCCTGGATCCGCGGCAGCGTGCCGTAGCGGCCGTAGAGCCAGGTCAGCGTCGTGATAATGGCGAAGCCGGGGAGGATGAAGGCGAGGCCGCTCAGGATCGCGCCCGGGAAGCCCGCCCGGAGGTACCCGATGTAGATCCCGAGCTGGGTCGAGGCCGGCCCCGGGAGCATCTGGCAGATGGCCAGGCCCTCCATGAACTGGGCCTTGGAGAGCCAGCCCCGCCGCTCGACCGCCTCCGTCTCCATCATGGCGATGTGGGCCAGCGGGCCGCCGAAGCCGCTGAACCCGAGGCGGAGGAAGAGGCGGCAGAGGGACCAGAGCACCCGGGCCTCCCCGCGCAAACAAAAAGGGCGACGGGGACGTCGCCCTTCCTCGCCGTGCTGGCGCCTCAGGCGCTCGAGGCCTCCGCCATGAAGCGCTCGTACCGGCCGTGGTCCCTGGCGGCGTCCATGAAGGCCTGGACCAGCTCGGGCCGGGACATGGGTGGGATCTCGCAGGACGTGGAGAGGATGTAGGCGGAGTGGCGGGCGGCGGTCGCCACGCAGCGCTTGACCTCCGCCTCCATCTGGGCCGGGGTGGCCCGCTCGAAGATGGTGGCGTCCACGTTGCCGATGGCGACGGCCCGCTTGTTGCTCACCTCCACGAGGCGCTTCAGCTGGTCCACGCTCGGGTCAATATCGATGCTGATCGTGGCGAACCCGGCGTCAATGAGGTCCTCGTAGAGGGGGTGGGTCATCCCACAGATGTGGACCGTCAGATTCACTTTCTTCTGCTTGTAGTACTCGATCAGTTCCTTGTGGTAGGGCTTGATGAAGGTCCGGTAGTCGTCGGGGGAGATGAGGCTGCACGAGCCGGTCGGCTCCGAGAGGGACAGGCCGATCTTCGTCGCCGCCACCAGGTCCCCGAACCGCTTGGTGAACTCGGTGGTGAACCGCATGAGGTCATGGACGAACTCCGGAACATCCACCGTGTCCAGGAGGAGGTTCTCGGGGCCCCGCATCAGCATCGCCA
The window above is part of the Candidatus Methylomirabilis sp. genome. Proteins encoded here:
- the chrA gene encoding chromate efflux transporter; protein product: MLWSLCRLFLRLGFSGFGGPLAHIAMMETEAVERRGWLSKAQFMEGLAICQMLPGPASTQLGIYIGYLRAGFPGAILSGLAFILPGFAIITTLTWLYGRYGTLPRIQGAFTGINPVVVAIILFACWRLGRSAVTTLPLGLLAAAALLATWVVRADAALVLLAAGGLGVLLERARWGTAGFALLAAAPALPATPTSFPALDLAWLFFKAGAFVYGGGYVILPFVYREAVERYGWFDLRTFTDGIALGQITPGPIVNISAFVGYQVSGVPGAALAAAAVFLPAFATILLALPLMNRIRQVRDVQAFLRAVNAAVVGAILGAIVPLAQGAVVSLPTGAIALASLLLLWRTRLDTLYLVLGGAVLGLLLTG